One region of Carya illinoinensis cultivar Pawnee chromosome 8, C.illinoinensisPawnee_v1, whole genome shotgun sequence genomic DNA includes:
- the LOC122274738 gene encoding protein SRC2-like produces the protein MEYRTLEINVISAKGLKDLNLFSKMDVYVVVSLSGDKQMTKTNVDRKGGTSPTWNFTVKFTIDESAARQNRLNLEFQLRCDRSLGGDKYIGVVYVPVAELLNSTGYGKSMQLVSYQVIRPSGKPQGILNFSCKFMKKVATGGELLVPEAKAHGPVIAYAAPVVGTSAPPYDGFYPPAAAPHPPHQPYCYRYQPPPPGYGYPVISALPYNGSYPPDATFHRPPPPPYGYGYPPPPPGYGYPGPPPPGYGYPGPPPPGYGYPGPPPPGYGYQRAVQQRQKMNKFWTELGARLLGRALGGLLIGDMPVPDAGSGTGFSLY, from the coding sequence ATGGAGTACAGAACCTTAGAAATCAACGTTATCTCTGCCAAAGGCCTCAAAGATCTCAACCTCTTCTCGAAGATGGACGTATACGTCGTCGTCTCGCTCTCCGGCGACAAGCAAATGACCAAAACCAATGTCGACCGAAAAGGTGGCACCAGCCCCACCTGGAACTTCACGGTGAAATTCACCATCGACGAGTCCGCAGCCCGGCAAAACCGACTGAACCTCGAGTTCCAACTCCGCTGCGACCGCAGCCTCGGCGGAGACAAATATATCGGCGTAGTGTACGTTCCCGTCGCAGAGCTTCTCAACTCTACCGGCTATGGTAAATCCATGCAGTTAGTGAGTTACCAGGTGATCAGACCCTCCGGAAAGCCCCAAGGCATACTCAACTTTTCGTGCAAGTTTATGAAGAAAGTGGCCACAGGCGGTGAGCTCCTAGTGCCAGAGGCTAAGGCTCACGGGCCTGTTATTGCATATGCTGCTCCTGTGGTGGGGACCAGTGCGCCACCATACGATGGGTTCTATCCTCCAGCTGCCGCTCCTCATCCTCCTCATCAACCATATTGTTATCGTTACCAACCACCTCCACCGGGTTATGGGTACCCCGTGATTAGTGCGCTACCATACAATGGGTCCTATCCTCCGGATGCCACTTTTCATCGtcctcctcctccaccataTGGTTATGGTTACCCACCACCTCCACCGGGTTACGGTTACCCCGGACCGCCTCCACCGGGTTACGGTTACCCCGGACCACCTCCTCCGGGTTACGGTTACCCCGGACCGCCTCCTCCGGGTTACGGGTACCAACGGGCCGTGCAGCAACGGCAGAAGATGAACAAGTTTTGGACGGAATTGGGAGCTAGATTGCTAGGAAGAGCGCTTGGGGGGCTGTTGATCGGAGATATGCCGGTGCCCGATGCAGGCTCTGGCACAGGGTTTAGTCTgtattaa